Proteins encoded together in one bacterium window:
- a CDS encoding T9SS type A sorting domain-containing protein, with the protein MKKVLFFIALAAPLCVLTAVELPNTSVSAVNLTDNPFLLMPDTIQLAYDEGMPVNFGFKLTTGDRMAVRFTPPSHPFKITQACYVPIGWQDDPDNWNAQCDLVFLKDGAEPGISLGKKTVSATIQGDLNWFDVSSLNLTITSGGFYYGVENKADDNPGLALDGDPTKHHVSWMYVIFQGETSRKWSNFDNIDAGLPVNLGDTVDLILRVKGDAPGIGEIVLEPDRVELVPASSIVASKTSLSYTLPSDGPVVITLLDASGRTVSTLLSSNASAGSHTLDWNTSGLSKGVYFVQLATKDAVKLAKVVLAN; encoded by the coding sequence CGAATACTTCGGTATCAGCCGTGAATCTTACGGATAACCCGTTTCTATTAATGCCTGATACCATTCAGCTTGCCTATGACGAAGGAATGCCTGTTAATTTCGGATTCAAACTGACCACTGGAGACAGAATGGCAGTAAGATTTACGCCGCCCTCGCACCCTTTTAAAATTACGCAGGCATGCTATGTACCAATAGGCTGGCAGGATGATCCCGACAACTGGAACGCCCAGTGCGACCTCGTTTTTCTTAAGGACGGCGCTGAGCCGGGAATATCGCTCGGCAAGAAAACGGTTTCGGCAACCATACAGGGAGACCTCAACTGGTTTGACGTATCGAGCCTTAATCTTACGATAACATCGGGAGGCTTTTATTATGGTGTAGAAAATAAGGCTGATGACAATCCAGGGCTTGCTCTTGACGGCGACCCCACAAAACACCACGTTTCCTGGATGTACGTTATCTTCCAGGGTGAAACCTCGAGGAAATGGTCGAACTTTGACAATATTGATGCTGGTCTTCCAGTGAATCTTGGAGACACCGTTGACCTTATACTTCGCGTCAAAGGCGACGCGCCCGGAATCGGCGAGATAGTTCTTGAACCTGACCGGGTGGAGCTTGTGCCCGCGTCGAGCATAGTTGCATCTAAAACGAGCCTTAGCTACACCTTGCCCTCAGACGGTCCTGTCGTTATTACCCTTTTAGACGCGTCCGGACGCACCGTAAGCACCCTTCTCTCATCCAACGCTTCAGCAGGCTCGCATACCCTTGACTGGAATACATCCGGACTTTCCAAAGGCGTTTACTTTGTGCAGCTTGCTACAAAGGATGCGGTAAAGCTCGCCAAGGTAGTCTTAGCTAACTAG